One window of the Primulina eburnea isolate SZY01 chromosome 18, ASM2296580v1, whole genome shotgun sequence genome contains the following:
- the LOC140819093 gene encoding uncharacterized protein translates to MDNDDSGSVPRGKEYSLLMANRRRTQMSISGSSGSDDSDYYLSESDTSQPLGGSCDGINPETRSFASCGLSKRDQSLKSPILEDIPESSELLGDDSGDALTSQDLERLREALRIPSECDLQVPGPKHNCHNPPSGYFTIFLEHFTNGLVFPPQTLLVSLVDSFGISFSQLSPNALIVFTAFCHKVKEIQMQPSVELFHSLFSGRRSKPESFVYFQPRPKCKFLSRIPSPRNFWKSQFFYVKDCGWGIPTVWSSGLRKIALTETHHALQLQCRDLGLFEEIFNIGSLNIAAFLCLVRIIICCFKPCYLTSLTHCLFAGNKFDLAAIRARKAVVGRRSPIAGNSRAPTSRAALESREIIRRGFPRSRSEHYRGPESNAPKKNKFSPSNRVVEAQSSNGGKEDKKRGHEVAQKKDAEEISKNVKRVRADEQGTSSKIPRAKHIFVDGVNHREKADSFWDLEDPEIGWKKGRSIVGDHDMVHLVSLPTDSFAHSLAWNSCQGLSLACAVRVREEKLRNDQEKWREDVSRRKLADKGKDLAILEEKHSAELKTGGQFLQSEAGKTFLKHVEEQSVRTFKASDAFRDDVLDQAMTIHDDVVLDCRDQLRKTGRVPEEVVMMIEPSVSEIGRISIDDIPLGDAEMIEALDLQAAEEET, encoded by the exons TCTTTCGCCTCATGTGGACTTTCCAAAAGAGATCAGTCATTAAAAAGCCCTATATTGGAGGATATCCCTGAATCGAGTGAACTTTTGGGTGACGACTCGGGCGATGCTCTGACTAGTCAAGATCTTGAGAGGTTGCGTGAGGCGCTTAGGATACCATCGGAGTGCGACCTTCAGGTTCCGGGGCCTAAACATAATTGTCACAACCCACCGTCGGGTTACTTCACTATTTTTCTTGAACATTTTACCAACGGTTTGGTGTTTCCTCCACAAACTCTGTTAGTGAGCTTGGTTGACAGTTTCGGTATTAGCTTTAGTCAACTATCCCCGAATGCCCTTATAGTCTTTACGGCCTTTTGCCATAAGGTAAAGGAAATTCAAATGCAACCAAGTGTTGAATTGTTCCACTCCCTCTTCTCGGGACGCAGGAGTAAACCAGAATCATTTGTTTACTTTCAACCTCGTCCTAAATGTAAATTTCTGTCTCGAATACCTTCTCCAAGGAATTTTTGGAAATCCCAATTCTTTTACGTTAAGGACTGCGGGTGGGGAATACCGACGGTTTGGAGCTCGGGACTCCGGAAGATTGCACTGACAGAGACTCACCATGCTCTTCAACTTCAATGCCGAGACTTAGGTCTCTTTGAAGAGATTTTTAACATTGGGAGTTTAAATATCGCtg CCTTTCTTTGCCTTGTGCGCATTATAATTTGTTGTTTTAAACCTTGTTATCTGACATCTCTGACTCATTGTTTATTTGCAGGCAACAAGTTCGACTTGGCAGCGATCCGGGCTCGCAAGGCCGTTGTAGGGAGGCGCTCCCCGATTGCGGGGAATAGCCGAGCACCTACAAGTCGTGCGGCTTTAGAATCTCGTGAGATCATCCGAAGAGGGTTCCCTCGAAGCCGCTCCGAGCATTATCGTGGGCCTGAGTCTAATGCGCCAAAGAAAAATAAGTTCTCGCCGTCAAACAGAGTTGTGGAGGCTCAATCTTCGAATGGAGGAAAAGAGGATAAAAAACGAGGTCACGAGGTGGCGCAAAAGAAGGATGCTGAAGAGATATCAAAAAATGTCAAGAGGGTCCGTGCGGATGAGCAAGGGACGTCCTCCAAGATTCCACGTGCCAAGCATATCTTCGTAGATGGGGTCAATCATAGGGAGAAGGCTGACTCTTTTTGGGACTTAGAAGACCCAGAGATTGGGTGGAAGAAAGGACGGAGCATTGTTGGGGATCATGACATGGTCCATTTGGTGTCGTTGCCTACAGATTCATTCGCGCACTCTCTTGCGTGGAACTCGTGTCAG GGTTTGTCCTTAGCATGTGCTGTGCGAGTTCGGGAGGAAAAATTGCGGAACGATCAAGAGAAGTGGCGAGAAGATGTTTCTCGG AGAAAACTTGCTGACAAAGGAAAAGATCTTGCAATCCTTGAAGAGAAACATTCTGCAGAGTTGAAGACCGGTGGCCAGTTTCTTCAGTCTGAGGCAGGCAAAACTTTTCTGAAACATGTTGAGGAACAAAGTGTTCGGACGTTCAAAGCGTCTGATGCCTTTCGCGATGACGTTCTTGATCAGGCCATGACGATTCATGATGATGTGGTGTTGGATTGCCGGGATCAGTTGAGGAAGACTGGACGCGTGCCAGAAGAGGTAGTGATGATGATTGAGCCTAGCGTCTCGGAAATAGGCAGAATATCCATTGACGATATCCCGTTGGGCGATGCCGAGATGATCGAGGCATTGGATCTTCAGGCTGCTGAAGAAGAAACATAG